The nucleotide window CGTTCTTGCCGCGCATGCCCACGCGCAGGAACACGGCCAGCAATTCCGCGTCCGACAGGGCTTGCGCGCCTTCGCGGATCAACCGTTCACGCGGGCGCTGGTGCGCCGGCCAGTTCGAGATGCTCATGTGTGCCTCCTTGATCGGAAGGCCATTATCGGAGGGGGCGAGCCGGGCCATACTGATATGGCGAAGACAGGCGCAAGACTCGTGGCGCCGGCGGCGCCCGGGCAGCGCGATCCGCCGGCTGGCGCCAAGCTGGCTTACAATACCGGTTTGCCCAGCCAATCGCCCTCAACCCGGGTCATATCATGTCGAACGTCGTCACTCCTTCCGCGTATCTCACCCTGCATTACCGTCTGGCCAAGCTGGACGGTACCGATATCGTCTCCACCTTCGACGGCAATCCGGCCACGCTGATGCTGGGTTCCGGCCAGCTGGCACCGGTGCTGGAAGAGTTGCTGCTCGGCTTGCCGGAAGGTACCCATCGAACCTTCGACCTGGAGCCGGGCGTGGCCTTCGGCCCGCGCAATCCGGAGCTGATCCGGCCCGTCACGCGCGCCACGCTGGACGAGAACTCGGTACCCGGCGCGGAATACCGCGTGGGCGACCTGGTCGATTTCGCGGCACCGGGCGGCGGCCGTTTTTCCGGCATCCTGCGCGAGCTGCACGACGATGCCGCCATCTTCGACTTCAACCACCCGCTGGCAGGCCAGCCGGTGCGCTTTGAAGTGAACCTGATTTCCGTGTTGTAAAACAGATGAACACCGCGATGCAAACCAATAAAGAAATCCTCCTGGCCCAGCCGCGCGGCTTTTGCGCGGGTGTCGACCGCGCGATCGAGATCGTCGAGCGCGCGCTGCAGCAGTTCGGCGCGCCGATCTATGTGCGCCACGAAATCGTGCACAACGCCTATGTGGTGGCCGACCTGCGCGCGAAGGGCGCGATCTTCATCGAAAAACTGGACGATGTTCCGGCCGGCAATACCCTGGTATTTTCCGCCCACGGCGTATCGAAGGCGGTGCGCGCCGAAGCGGAAGCGCGCGGCCTGTCGATCTTCGACGCCACCTGCCCGCTGGTGACCAAGGTGCACGTGGAAGTGGCCAAGATGCGCAAGTCCGGCTGCGAAATCATCATGATCGGCCACGATGGCCACCCGGAAGTGGAAGGCACCATGGGCCAGGCCGAAGAGGGCATGCACCTGGTGGAAACCATCGACGACGTGGCAACGCTGCAGGTCGGCAACCCCAACAATCTCGCCTACGTTTCCCAGACCACGCTCTCCGTGGATGACACGGCCGAGATCATCGAAGCGCTGAAGGCGCGTTTCCCGGCCATCCAGGAACCGAAGAAGGGCGACATCTGCTATGCCACCACGAACCGCCAGGAAGCGGTGAAGTTCATGGCGCCGCAGGTGGAAGTGGTCATCGTCGTGGGCAGCCCGAACAGCTCGAACTCGAACCGGCTGCGCGAAGTGGCCCGCAAGATGGGCACGCCGGCCTACATGGTGGACCGCGCCGACCAGATCGACCCCGTCTGGCTCGAAGGCCACCAGCGCATCGGCGTCACGGCCGGCGCCTCGGCGCCCGAGGTGCTGGTACAGGCCGTTATCGACCGGCTCAAGGAACTGGGCGCCAGGAGCGTCCGTCCTCTCGAAGGCGTCGAGGAAAACGTCACGTTCCCGCTGCCGAAAGGCCTTCTCTGATACAAATGTTATAGACTGAATATTGTTCACCATTGCAGCGATTTTTCCACGCGTAGTTTTCAGCCGGAATCGCTATGATGGCGGGCAAATCAGTACTATTGCCGATCAGACTTCTTTTCACCGGCTTCCAGAACCCCTGCGAAAGTAGTAGGATGCGAGCCGGTTGCACGGGATGAAACAGCGGCAATGAACAGCGATGCTGGCAAGCATCATGCGGCGGCACTGCGGGGCTATCCTCCGGGTGCCGTTTTTGTTACGCGTTGGCCGGCGATACACAGCCGGCCGGCGCATGAGATCGAGCCGATAACACGGTCGAACAAGGTCGAACAAGGGGAGCGATGGATACCTTCATCCAACAAATTATCAATGGCCTCGTGCTGGGCAGCATGTATGCGCTGGTGGCGCTCGGCTACACGATGGTGTACGGCGTGTTGAACCTGATCAACTTCGCCCACGGCGACGTGCTGATGATCGGCGCCATGATCGGCCTGACGATCATGAATATCCTCGGCGCCCATTTCCCTGAAATGAATGGCTGGCTGCAACTGGGCATCGCGATCCTGGGCGCCATTCCCGGCTGCATCATCGTCAACGTGCTGATCGAACGCATCGCCTACCGTCGGCTGCGCAACGCGCCGCGCCTGGCGCCGCTGATCACGGCGATCGGCATGTCGATCCTGCTGCAAACCTTCGCCATGATGATCT belongs to Pseudoduganella albidiflava and includes:
- the ispH gene encoding 4-hydroxy-3-methylbut-2-enyl diphosphate reductase; the protein is MQTNKEILLAQPRGFCAGVDRAIEIVERALQQFGAPIYVRHEIVHNAYVVADLRAKGAIFIEKLDDVPAGNTLVFSAHGVSKAVRAEAEARGLSIFDATCPLVTKVHVEVAKMRKSGCEIIMIGHDGHPEVEGTMGQAEEGMHLVETIDDVATLQVGNPNNLAYVSQTTLSVDDTAEIIEALKARFPAIQEPKKGDICYATTNRQEAVKFMAPQVEVVIVVGSPNSSNSNRLREVARKMGTPAYMVDRADQIDPVWLEGHQRIGVTAGASAPEVLVQAVIDRLKELGARSVRPLEGVEENVTFPLPKGLL
- a CDS encoding FKBP-type peptidyl-prolyl cis-trans isomerase, translating into MSNVVTPSAYLTLHYRLAKLDGTDIVSTFDGNPATLMLGSGQLAPVLEELLLGLPEGTHRTFDLEPGVAFGPRNPELIRPVTRATLDENSVPGAEYRVGDLVDFAAPGGGRFSGILRELHDDAAIFDFNHPLAGQPVRFEVNLISVL